The following proteins are co-located in the Mesorhizobium australicum WSM2073 genome:
- the lipB gene encoding lipoyl(octanoyl) transferase LipB — MPERSQIATSFLPLPGSAPVEWLVEPGLVAYPDALAFMETRAEAIRGGAAGEMVWLVEHPPLYTAGTSARIEDLIEPDRFPVFAAGRGGEYTYHGPGQRVAYVMLDLKRRREDVRAFVAALEQWIIGTLAAFNVRGERREDRVGVWVVRPDRPALPDGSPAEDKIAAIGIRLRRWVTFHGIAINVEPDLSHFGGIVPCGVQDHGVTSLVDLGLPLGMADLDLALKSAFEDVFGPVTALPAEAARKTG, encoded by the coding sequence ATGCCAGAACGCAGCCAGATTGCCACGTCGTTCCTGCCCTTGCCCGGTTCGGCCCCGGTGGAATGGCTGGTCGAGCCGGGCCTTGTCGCCTATCCCGATGCGCTTGCGTTCATGGAGACGCGCGCCGAGGCGATCCGCGGCGGGGCTGCCGGCGAAATGGTCTGGCTGGTCGAACATCCGCCGCTCTACACCGCCGGCACCAGCGCCCGCATCGAGGACCTGATCGAACCCGATCGCTTTCCGGTCTTTGCGGCCGGACGCGGCGGCGAATACACTTATCATGGGCCAGGCCAGCGGGTCGCCTATGTCATGCTCGACCTGAAGCGCCGGCGCGAGGACGTGCGCGCCTTCGTCGCGGCGCTCGAACAGTGGATCATCGGCACGCTCGCCGCCTTCAACGTGCGCGGCGAACGCCGCGAGGACCGGGTTGGTGTCTGGGTGGTACGGCCAGATCGCCCTGCTTTGCCCGACGGCTCACCTGCCGAGGACAAGATCGCGGCAATCGGCATAAGGCTGCGGCGCTGGGTGACCTTCCATGGCATTGCCATCAATGTCGAGCCGGACCTTTCCCATTTCGGCGGCATCGTGCCCTGCGGCGTCCAGGATCACGGCGTCACTAGCCTCGTCGACCTCGGCCTGCCCCTCGGCATGGCCGATCTGGATCTGGCGCTGAAATCAGCCTTCGAGGATGTTTTTGGTCCCGTGACGGCTTTGCCGGCCGAGGCTGCCCGCAAGACGGGTTGA
- the sucD gene encoding succinate--CoA ligase subunit alpha yields the protein MAILLNRSTRVIVQGFTGKIGSFHAEDMKRYGTKLVGGVTPGKGGQTHLGLPVFNTVKGAVRETRAEASIVFVPPPFAADSIMEAADAGIKLCVCITDGIPSQDMMQVKRYMRRYRFEDRMRLVGPNCAGIITPGQALMGIMPGSIYLPGRIGIVGRSGTLGYEAASQMKALGIGVSTSVGIGGDPINGSSFKDVLKLFEQDDETDAVVMIGEIGGPQEAEAAIWARDNMRKPLIAYIAGLSAPKGRRMGHAGAIISAFGESAQEKVEILKEAGVIIVPTPSSFGEVVADTLARRKQAA from the coding sequence ATGGCAATCCTGCTCAACCGCAGCACACGCGTCATCGTGCAAGGTTTCACCGGCAAGATCGGCAGCTTCCATGCCGAGGACATGAAGCGCTACGGCACCAAGCTCGTCGGCGGCGTCACGCCCGGCAAGGGCGGCCAGACGCATCTCGGCCTGCCCGTCTTCAACACGGTCAAGGGCGCGGTGCGCGAGACCCGTGCCGAAGCCAGCATCGTCTTCGTGCCGCCGCCCTTTGCAGCCGATTCGATCATGGAAGCGGCGGATGCGGGGATAAAGCTCTGCGTCTGCATCACCGACGGCATCCCGTCGCAGGACATGATGCAGGTCAAGCGCTACATGCGCCGCTACCGCTTCGAGGACCGCATGCGGCTGGTCGGGCCGAATTGCGCCGGCATCATCACGCCGGGACAGGCGCTGATGGGCATCATGCCCGGCTCGATCTACCTGCCCGGCCGCATCGGCATCGTCGGCCGCTCGGGAACGCTGGGCTATGAAGCCGCCTCGCAGATGAAGGCGCTCGGCATCGGCGTGTCGACCAGCGTCGGCATTGGCGGCGATCCGATCAACGGCTCCTCGTTCAAGGACGTTCTGAAGCTGTTCGAGCAGGACGACGAGACCGACGCCGTGGTCATGATCGGCGAGATCGGCGGACCGCAGGAAGCCGAAGCCGCGATCTGGGCGCGCGACAATATGAGGAAGCCGCTGATCGCCTACATTGCAGGGCTTTCCGCCCCCAAAGGACGCCGCATGGGCCATGCCGGCGCCATCATCTCGGCCTTCGGCGAGTCCGCGCAGGAAAAGGTCGAGATCCTGAAAGAGGCCGGCGTCATCATCGTGCCGACGCCCTCATCGTTTGGCGAGGTTGTGGCAGATACGCTGGCGCGGAGGAAGCAGGCGGCGTAG
- a CDS encoding malate--CoA ligase subunit beta encodes MDIHEYQAKELLARHGIHVPRGGLAYSPEQATYRAREIGGGKWVLKAQVHSGARGKAGGIKLCANDEEISSAAEAMLGRKLVTHQTGPRGKLISRLYLEEAVDIAQELYLGFVLDRKEERVMIVASAAGGMEIEEIAEKAPDSIIRATVDPGVGMQRFQAREIAFGLGLEDSLIGKATETIFSCYQVFRDYDASMLEINPLVVTRDGSLVALDAKMSFDENALFRRPEISELRDKSQEDPRETFASDRGLSYVGLDGNIGCIINGAGLAMATMDMIKIAGGEPANFLDIGGGASPERVAKSFRAVLGDKNVETILVNIFAGINRCDWVAEGVIKAIREVGVNVPLVVRLSGTRAEEGRKILADSGEAVIVADTLAEAAEKAVAAWRVATNKKAA; translated from the coding sequence ATGGACATCCACGAATACCAAGCCAAGGAACTGCTCGCCCGGCATGGGATCCATGTGCCGCGTGGCGGCCTGGCCTACAGCCCCGAACAGGCGACCTACCGGGCGCGCGAGATCGGCGGCGGCAAATGGGTGCTGAAGGCGCAGGTTCATTCCGGCGCGCGCGGCAAGGCCGGCGGCATCAAGCTCTGCGCCAATGATGAGGAAATTTCCAGCGCCGCCGAAGCCATGCTCGGGCGCAAGCTGGTGACCCACCAGACCGGCCCGCGTGGCAAGCTGATCTCGCGCCTCTATCTGGAGGAAGCCGTCGACATCGCGCAGGAACTCTATCTCGGCTTCGTGCTCGACCGCAAGGAAGAGCGCGTCATGATCGTGGCCTCGGCCGCCGGCGGCATGGAGATCGAGGAGATAGCCGAGAAGGCACCCGATTCGATCATCCGCGCCACCGTCGATCCTGGCGTCGGCATGCAGCGCTTCCAGGCGCGCGAGATCGCCTTCGGGCTCGGGCTGGAGGACAGTCTGATCGGCAAGGCGACCGAGACCATCTTCAGCTGCTACCAGGTGTTCCGCGACTACGACGCCTCGATGCTGGAGATCAATCCGCTGGTGGTGACCCGTGACGGCAGCCTGGTGGCGCTCGACGCCAAGATGTCGTTCGATGAGAACGCGCTGTTCCGGCGGCCCGAAATCTCCGAATTGCGCGACAAGAGCCAGGAAGACCCGCGCGAAACCTTCGCCAGCGATCGCGGCCTCTCCTATGTCGGCCTCGACGGCAATATTGGCTGCATCATCAATGGCGCCGGGCTCGCCATGGCGACGATGGACATGATCAAGATCGCAGGCGGCGAGCCGGCCAACTTCCTCGACATCGGCGGCGGCGCTTCGCCCGAGCGGGTCGCGAAATCCTTCCGCGCCGTGCTCGGCGACAAGAATGTCGAGACCATCCTGGTCAACATCTTTGCCGGCATCAACCGTTGCGACTGGGTCGCCGAGGGCGTCATCAAGGCCATCCGCGAGGTCGGCGTCAACGTGCCGCTGGTGGTGCGGCTGTCCGGCACCAGGGCCGAGGAAGGGCGCAAGATCCTGGCCGATTCCGGCGAGGCGGTGATCGTCGCCGACACGCTCGCCGAAGCCGCCGAAAAAGCCGTCGCCGCCTGGCGCGTGGCCACCAACAAAAAAGCAGCCTGA
- a CDS encoding HpcH/HpaI aldolase/citrate lyase family protein yields the protein MSHTINHLKKLRLQRSELAVPGSSPEMIDKAANSAADFVFLDIEDAVAPPDKERARKNIIQALNDIDWRAKGKTVSVRINGLDTHYMYRDVVDVMEQAGDRLDTILVPKVGVPADLYMVEAMVNQIEMAKGFKTRVGLEALIETALGMANVEAIAATPGRLEAMHFGVADYAASCKARTVNIGGLNPDYPGDQWHFALSRMTVACRAYGLRAIDGPFGDFSDPEGYKAAARRAAALGIEGKWAIHPSQIALANDVFSPPEKEVTRARRILEVLKEAEAQGKGAAALDGKMIDAASERMARNVLVVNDAIERAGQQHVAAL from the coding sequence ATGAGCCACACCATTAACCACCTCAAGAAACTCAGGCTGCAGCGCAGCGAGCTGGCGGTTCCAGGCTCCAGCCCGGAGATGATCGACAAGGCGGCCAACAGCGCCGCCGACTTCGTCTTCCTCGACATTGAGGACGCCGTCGCGCCGCCCGACAAGGAACGCGCACGCAAGAACATCATCCAGGCGCTGAACGACATCGACTGGCGCGCCAAGGGCAAGACCGTCTCGGTGCGCATCAACGGGCTGGACACGCACTACATGTACCGCGACGTTGTCGACGTCATGGAGCAGGCCGGCGACCGGCTGGACACCATACTGGTGCCGAAGGTCGGCGTTCCGGCCGACCTCTACATGGTCGAGGCCATGGTCAACCAGATCGAGATGGCCAAGGGCTTCAAGACCCGTGTCGGCCTGGAAGCCCTGATCGAGACCGCGCTCGGCATGGCCAATGTCGAGGCTATCGCCGCCACCCCTGGACGGCTGGAAGCCATGCATTTCGGCGTTGCCGACTATGCGGCAAGCTGCAAGGCGCGGACCGTCAATATTGGCGGCCTCAATCCCGACTATCCCGGCGACCAGTGGCATTTCGCCCTGTCGCGGATGACCGTCGCCTGCCGCGCCTACGGCCTGCGCGCCATCGACGGACCGTTCGGCGATTTCTCCGACCCGGAAGGCTACAAGGCGGCCGCCAGACGCGCCGCCGCGCTCGGCATCGAAGGCAAATGGGCGATCCATCCCTCGCAGATTGCCTTGGCCAACGACGTCTTCTCGCCGCCGGAGAAGGAAGTCACGCGCGCCCGCCGCATCCTCGAAGTGCTGAAAGAGGCGGAGGCGCAGGGCAAGGGTGCCGCCGCACTCGACGGCAAGATGATCGACGCCGCGTCGGAACGCATGGCGCGCAACGTTCTGGTGGTCAACGACGCCATCGAACGCGCCGGCCAACAGCACGTCGCGGCACTTTGA
- a CDS encoding aminotransferase class V-fold PLP-dependent enzyme, whose product MAGFTHLFIPGPTNIPEQVRQAMNLPMEDMRAATFPDLTLPLFEDIKRIFKNETGRVFIYPSSGTGAWEAAMTNVLSPGDRVLMSRFGQFSHLWVDMAERLGFEVDVIDCEWGTGVPLELYAERLKADKTHRIKAIFCTQNETATGVTSDVAGCRAALDDANHPALLFVDGVSSIGSIDFRQEEWGVDCAVSGSQKGFMLPAGLGFLSVSRKALVASRTATHRRCFFSFEDMIRANDAGYFPYTPATQLLRGLRASLDLIAEEGLETIFSRHHRLAEGVRKAADAWGLKLCARAPKWHSDTVSAILVPDGIDSGDVVKRAYQAYQTSLGGGLNKVFGKVFRIGHLGWLNEVMVLASLSAAEMALLDCGVRLAPGSGVGAAIQHFRASAAVPVAEAA is encoded by the coding sequence ATGGCCGGTTTCACCCATCTTTTCATTCCCGGGCCGACCAACATCCCCGAGCAGGTACGCCAAGCGATGAACCTGCCGATGGAGGACATGCGCGCGGCCACCTTCCCCGACCTCACCCTGCCGCTGTTCGAGGACATCAAACGGATCTTCAAGAACGAGACCGGCCGCGTCTTCATCTACCCGTCCTCGGGCACCGGAGCCTGGGAAGCGGCGATGACCAATGTGCTCAGCCCAGGCGACCGCGTTTTGATGTCGCGTTTCGGCCAGTTCTCGCATCTGTGGGTCGACATGGCCGAACGGCTCGGTTTCGAGGTCGACGTCATCGACTGCGAATGGGGAACCGGCGTTCCGCTGGAACTCTATGCGGAGCGGCTGAAGGCGGACAAGACGCACCGCATCAAGGCGATCTTCTGCACCCAGAACGAGACGGCGACAGGCGTTACCAGCGACGTCGCCGGCTGCCGCGCCGCGCTCGACGATGCGAACCACCCTGCCCTTCTTTTCGTCGACGGCGTCTCGTCAATCGGCTCGATCGACTTTCGCCAGGAAGAATGGGGCGTCGACTGCGCCGTCAGCGGCTCGCAGAAAGGCTTCATGCTGCCGGCCGGCCTTGGCTTCCTGTCGGTGAGCAGGAAGGCGCTCGTCGCTTCGAGAACCGCCACCCACCGGCGCTGCTTCTTCTCCTTCGAGGACATGATCCGCGCCAACGATGCCGGCTATTTCCCCTACACGCCGGCGACACAATTGCTGCGCGGCCTGCGCGCCTCGCTCGACCTGATCGCCGAGGAAGGGCTGGAGACCATCTTCTCCCGGCACCATCGCCTCGCCGAAGGCGTGCGCAAGGCGGCCGACGCGTGGGGCCTGAAACTCTGCGCCAGGGCGCCAAAATGGCATTCGGACACGGTCAGCGCCATTCTCGTGCCGGATGGCATCGATAGCGGCGACGTCGTCAAGCGCGCCTACCAGGCTTACCAGACATCGCTGGGCGGCGGCCTCAACAAGGTGTTCGGCAAGGTTTTCCGCATTGGCCATCTCGGCTGGCTGAACGAGGTGATGGTGCTGGCCTCGCTTTCGGCGGCGGAAATGGCGCTGCTCGATTGTGGGGTCCGGCTGGCACCGGGCTCCGGCGTCGGCGCCGCCATCCAGCATTTCCGCGCCTCGGCCGCGGTGCCGGTCGCCGAAGCCGCCTGA
- a CDS encoding LuxR C-terminal-related transcriptional regulator, giving the protein MLDCDGRFELLASVQSGRHFLELAAVQEFDVAVIGWKLSDMDGADVLAEVQARKLDVRIAVFSNDHDIGILKQCVRLGAQGYCFQFDDPAIIFDTILAVAHGRICIPYIDINKVNDTPLSRLTVRERELLAVLSDGWTNLQIATRTGISENTVKYHLKNLYDKLDVRNRAMAVALYSRERRSQRQPFG; this is encoded by the coding sequence ATGCTGGACTGCGACGGGCGCTTCGAGCTTTTGGCCTCCGTACAAAGCGGCAGGCATTTCCTGGAGCTGGCAGCGGTCCAGGAGTTCGATGTCGCCGTGATCGGCTGGAAGCTGTCCGACATGGACGGCGCTGATGTCCTGGCCGAGGTCCAGGCCCGCAAGCTCGACGTTCGCATCGCGGTCTTTTCAAACGACCATGACATCGGCATCCTGAAACAGTGCGTGCGCCTGGGGGCCCAGGGCTACTGCTTCCAGTTCGACGATCCCGCCATCATCTTCGACACGATCCTGGCTGTCGCGCACGGCCGCATCTGCATCCCCTATATCGACATCAACAAGGTCAACGATACGCCTCTATCCCGGCTTACCGTGCGCGAGCGTGAACTGCTGGCGGTATTGTCCGACGGCTGGACCAATTTGCAGATCGCCACCCGGACCGGCATCTCCGAAAATACCGTGAAGTACCATCTCAAGAATCTGTACGACAAGCTGGACGTCCGCAACCGCGCCATGGCGGTCGCGCTCTATTCACGAGAGAGGCGTAGCCAAAGGCAGCCTTTCGGGTAG
- the mgtE gene encoding magnesium transporter: MEGQDKQTTSAKAADDAHADIYGEDGAVLSSFLAQIGAAIADRDTLTLKREVDDLHQSELGDLIEALHPEQRRALVELLGADFDFSALTEVDEAIRMDIVDNLPNAQIAQAVQALDSDDAVYILEDLEPEDQDEILSQLPFTERIRLRRSLDYPEETAGRRMQTEFVAVPPFWTIGQTIDYMREDKNLPDRFSQIFVIDPTFKLLGAIDLDQILRAKRAVKVGEVMHETRHAIPATMDQEEAAREFEQYDLLSAAVVDENERLVGVLTIDDVVDVIQQEAEEDLLRMGGVGDEELSDSILATSRSRVPWLLVNLLTAFLAASVIGLFDHTIERIVALAVLMPIVAGMGGNAGSQTMTVTVRALATRDLDIYNAGRIIRREMGVGFINGIVFAVLIGIVAASWFHDPNLGGIIAAAMIINMFVAALAGILIPLLLDRFKVDPAVASAVFVTTVTDVVGFFAFLGLASWWFGVR; the protein is encoded by the coding sequence GTGGAAGGCCAGGACAAGCAGACGACCTCCGCCAAGGCGGCTGACGACGCCCACGCCGACATCTATGGCGAGGACGGCGCGGTCCTTTCGTCCTTCCTTGCCCAGATCGGTGCGGCGATCGCCGACCGCGATACGCTGACCCTCAAGCGCGAAGTCGACGACCTGCACCAGTCGGAACTTGGCGACCTCATCGAGGCGCTGCATCCCGAGCAGCGGCGCGCGTTGGTCGAGCTGCTGGGCGCCGACTTCGATTTTTCCGCGCTGACCGAAGTCGACGAGGCGATCCGCATGGATATCGTCGACAATCTGCCCAATGCGCAGATCGCGCAGGCCGTGCAGGCACTCGATTCCGACGACGCGGTCTACATTCTCGAAGACCTCGAGCCGGAAGACCAGGACGAGATCCTGTCGCAGCTGCCGTTCACCGAGCGGATCAGGCTGCGGCGCTCGCTCGACTACCCGGAAGAGACCGCCGGGCGGCGCATGCAGACCGAGTTCGTCGCTGTGCCGCCTTTCTGGACCATCGGCCAGACCATCGACTACATGCGCGAGGACAAGAACCTTCCGGACCGCTTCAGCCAGATCTTCGTCATCGATCCGACCTTCAAGTTGTTGGGGGCCATCGATCTCGACCAGATCCTGCGCGCCAAGCGCGCGGTCAAGGTGGGGGAGGTCATGCATGAGACGCGGCACGCCATTCCCGCCACCATGGACCAGGAAGAGGCGGCGCGGGAATTCGAACAATACGACCTTCTGTCGGCCGCGGTCGTCGACGAAAACGAACGGCTGGTCGGCGTGCTGACCATCGACGATGTCGTCGACGTCATCCAGCAGGAGGCGGAGGAAGACCTGCTGCGCATGGGCGGCGTCGGTGACGAAGAGCTCTCCGACAGCATTCTGGCGACCTCGCGCTCGCGCGTTCCCTGGCTGCTCGTCAATCTGCTGACGGCATTCCTGGCGGCATCGGTGATCGGCCTGTTCGACCACACGATCGAGCGGATCGTGGCACTCGCCGTGCTGATGCCGATCGTGGCCGGCATGGGCGGCAATGCCGGTTCGCAGACCATGACCGTCACCGTGCGGGCGCTGGCGACCAGGGATCTCGACATCTACAACGCCGGCCGCATCATCCGCCGCGAGATGGGCGTCGGCTTCATCAACGGCATCGTCTTCGCCGTGCTGATCGGCATCGTCGCCGCAAGTTGGTTCCACGACCCTAATCTCGGCGGCATCATCGCGGCGGCTATGATCATCAACATGTTCGTGGCGGCCCTTGCCGGCATCCTGATCCCGCTGCTGCTCGACAGGTTCAAGGTGGATCCCGCGGTCGCTTCGGCGGTTTTCGTCACCACGGTCACCGACGTCGTTGGATTCTTTGCCTTCCTCGGCCTCGCGAGCTGGTGGTTCGGCGTCCGGTAA
- a CDS encoding MerR family transcriptional regulator, which yields MREYYSITELTREFDVSTRTLRFYEDEGLVQPVRRGRTRLFRPSDRHLIRQIMRGKRLGFSINEIREIIQMYKEPPGEVGQLKLMIKRIEEKREDLRQKRRDLEETLAELDQAEESCVERLVELGVNT from the coding sequence ATGCGGGAATATTATTCGATCACCGAGCTGACCCGCGAATTCGACGTGTCGACGCGGACACTGCGTTTCTATGAAGACGAGGGATTGGTGCAGCCGGTGCGGCGCGGCCGCACACGCCTGTTTCGCCCTTCCGACCGCCACCTCATCCGGCAGATCATGCGCGGAAAACGCCTCGGCTTCTCGATCAACGAGATCCGCGAGATCATCCAGATGTACAAGGAGCCGCCGGGCGAGGTCGGGCAGCTCAAGCTGATGATCAAGCGCATCGAGGAAAAGCGCGAAGACCTCAGGCAGAAACGTCGCGACCTTGAGGAGACACTAGCCGAACTCGACCAGGCCGAGGAGTCTTGCGTCGAGCGGCTGGTCGAGCTCGGCGTTAACACGTAG
- a CDS encoding methyltransferase family protein — MIGPKPGIEPKPGTGQKPGLIPWPPVIYAAAILISVVLGLYIPLPWIGDLLGDILFAAGWVALFAVAVLWFTAIRTMIRARTTLNPNAVPDHLVTTGPFGVSRNPMYLANTLLLIGVAFVSGIAWFFLLAFVAAFVTQKVAIEGEEKILAAKFGKKYRDYAKRVRRWI; from the coding sequence ATGATCGGGCCAAAGCCTGGGATCGAACCGAAGCCTGGGACCGGGCAGAAGCCTGGGCTGATACCGTGGCCGCCGGTGATCTACGCCGCCGCCATTCTCATCAGTGTCGTGCTCGGCCTCTACATTCCCCTGCCCTGGATCGGCGATCTCCTTGGCGACATCCTGTTCGCCGCCGGCTGGGTGGCATTGTTCGCCGTGGCCGTACTCTGGTTCACAGCGATCCGCACCATGATACGGGCCAGGACCACGCTCAATCCCAACGCCGTGCCCGATCATCTCGTCACGACCGGCCCCTTCGGCGTCAGCCGCAATCCGATGTACCTGGCCAACACGCTGCTGTTGATCGGCGTCGCCTTCGTCTCGGGCATCGCCTGGTTCTTCCTGCTTGCCTTCGTCGCCGCCTTCGTCACCCAGAAGGTCGCGATCGAGGGCGAGGAAAAGATATTGGCGGCGAAATTCGGCAAGAAATACCGTGACTATGCAAAAAGAGTCCGGCGCTGGATTTGA
- a CDS encoding heparan-alpha-glucosaminide N-acetyltransferase, which yields MSIHTPTVPVPQPSKRIVAIDILRGIALIAMASYHFTWDLEFFGYTDPGLTAFGWWKFYARCIASTFLFLVGVSLYLAHGRQIRWNGFWRRFAMVAGAAVAISVVTRVATPDGFIFFGILHEIALASLLGLAFLRLPALLTLAVAALVIAAPVYLRFEALDHPWLWWIGLSAINPRSNDYVPLFPWFGAVLTGIAVAKFASTSGIRARLANLAPGRWSNPLDFIGRHSLAFYLIHQPLLIGCVWLFSQVMPAQVETPQVNFLKTCQRSCEQMRNATFCSSYCGCMLETLEGEASLDRLFNNDQTADFRAHLSDLAATCTAKTEDKMTEGGTQ from the coding sequence ATGAGCATCCACACGCCGACCGTACCCGTCCCGCAGCCATCGAAGCGCATCGTCGCCATCGATATCTTGCGTGGCATCGCGCTGATCGCGATGGCGAGCTACCACTTCACCTGGGACCTGGAATTCTTCGGTTACACCGATCCCGGCCTCACCGCCTTCGGCTGGTGGAAGTTCTACGCCCGCTGCATTGCATCGACCTTCCTGTTCCTGGTTGGCGTCAGCCTCTATCTCGCCCATGGCCGACAGATCCGCTGGAACGGCTTCTGGAGACGGTTCGCCATGGTCGCCGGCGCGGCGGTCGCCATTTCGGTCGTCACCCGCGTCGCCACGCCCGACGGGTTCATCTTCTTCGGCATCCTGCACGAGATCGCGCTCGCCAGCCTGCTCGGCCTCGCGTTCCTGCGCCTGCCGGCGCTGCTGACGCTTGCCGTCGCCGCGCTCGTCATCGCGGCACCAGTCTACCTGCGCTTCGAGGCCCTCGATCATCCCTGGCTCTGGTGGATCGGCCTGTCGGCGATCAATCCGCGCTCCAACGACTACGTTCCGCTGTTCCCCTGGTTCGGCGCCGTGCTTACGGGCATTGCGGTGGCGAAATTCGCTTCCACCTCCGGCATAAGGGCACGCCTGGCGAACCTGGCGCCCGGACGCTGGTCGAACCCGCTGGACTTCATCGGCCGCCACAGCCTGGCTTTCTACCTGATCCACCAGCCGCTGCTGATCGGCTGCGTCTGGCTGTTCTCGCAAGTGATGCCGGCGCAAGTCGAAACCCCGCAGGTCAATTTCCTGAAAACCTGCCAGCGATCGTGCGAGCAGATGCGCAACGCAACCTTCTGTTCGAGCTATTGCGGCTGCATGCTCGAAACGCTCGAAGGCGAAGCCTCTCTTGATCGCCTCTTCAACAACGACCAGACTGCGGACTTCAGGGCGCATCTGTCCGATCTTGCCGCAACGTGCACCGCCAAGACCGAGGACAAGATGACGGAGGGAGGGACACAATGA
- a CDS encoding MFS transporter has translation MSTHVRHPIWLPALKAADARTFASLYAVESFARAMVSSVIPIQAYEILHNEQIVSILYTAVSLLGLSVTLFMPMLIRRFARRWVYTAGACLLAIGSLFFVTHTLAGQLAGMLCRVMGASALSITLNLYIMDHIRKTDFMQAESLRMAWSMVAWTCGPTLGIFLYTRFGIYAAHGAVAVFAMALLALFWTYRLSDNQSIRPGKTRPANPLANIGRFVAQPRLRLAWLIAFGRSCFWTTFFVYGPLFMVITGEGELAGGLLVSAGNALLFMAIFWGKAGKRFGGRRTMTFAYFAMSATLLAAGAVGETVPLLTGAFLLCGAFFTIALDALGSTAFMRSVRSYERAQMAAVYRTYLDFSELTPPLVYSVVLAFFGLGSVFVTLGLLAAFCGFMTWRYLPKSL, from the coding sequence ATGTCCACCCATGTTCGCCATCCGATCTGGCTTCCGGCCCTCAAGGCCGCGGATGCGCGCACCTTCGCCTCGCTTTACGCGGTCGAATCCTTCGCCCGCGCCATGGTGTCGAGCGTCATACCGATCCAGGCCTACGAGATTCTCCACAACGAGCAGATCGTCTCGATACTCTACACCGCCGTGTCCCTGCTCGGCCTGTCGGTGACCTTGTTCATGCCGATGCTGATCCGCCGCTTCGCGCGGCGCTGGGTCTACACGGCGGGCGCCTGCCTGCTCGCTATCGGCTCGCTGTTCTTCGTCACCCATACGCTCGCCGGGCAACTGGCCGGGATGCTGTGCCGGGTGATGGGCGCCAGCGCGCTGTCGATCACGCTCAACCTCTACATCATGGATCACATCCGCAAGACCGATTTCATGCAGGCCGAATCGCTGCGCATGGCGTGGTCGATGGTTGCCTGGACCTGCGGGCCGACGCTCGGCATTTTTCTCTATACGCGCTTCGGCATTTATGCCGCGCATGGCGCGGTGGCGGTGTTCGCCATGGCTTTGCTGGCGCTGTTCTGGACCTATCGGCTGAGCGACAACCAGTCGATCCGCCCGGGCAAGACACGACCGGCCAATCCGCTCGCCAATATCGGCCGCTTCGTCGCCCAGCCGAGGCTGAGATTGGCCTGGCTGATCGCCTTCGGCCGCTCCTGCTTCTGGACGACCTTCTTCGTCTATGGACCGCTGTTCATGGTCATCACCGGCGAGGGCGAATTGGCCGGCGGCCTGCTGGTCTCGGCCGGCAACGCGCTGCTGTTCATGGCGATCTTCTGGGGCAAGGCGGGGAAACGCTTCGGCGGCCGCAGGACCATGACATTTGCCTATTTCGCCATGTCGGCGACGCTGCTGGCGGCCGGTGCCGTGGGCGAAACCGTGCCGTTGCTCACCGGCGCCTTCCTGCTGTGCGGCGCCTTCTTCACCATCGCGCTCGACGCGCTGGGTTCGACCGCCTTCATGCGCTCGGTGCGCTCTTATGAGCGCGCGCAGATGGCGGCGGTCTACCGCACCTATCTCGATTTTTCCGAACTGACGCCGCCGCTGGTCTATTCGGTGGTGCTGGCCTTCTTCGGCCTGGGCTCGGTGTTCGTCACGCTTGGGCTACTGGCAGCCTTTTGCGGCTTCATGACCTGGCGATATCTGCCGAAGTCGCTGTGA